Proteins encoded together in one Chitinophaga lutea window:
- a CDS encoding helix-turn-helix domain-containing protein, producing MEYTAKYITPDIKLSCYDDKFFKSDILFEEHMLVWFISGETKIVQADATYFLKQGDIFLIPRNQLATIINYPKNGQPHKTVVMHLSADRLREFYAPLSVRPQLPQAQPIRTYNNHPLLESCLASLIPYFDMKALPDNIASLKITEAISILRAIDPEVDDILANFEEPGKIDLMTYMEKNFMFNMPVEKFGYLTGRSLTTFKRDFKKAFQTTPQRWLTKKRLELAHYHLAEKKMKPIDVCYEVGFENLSHFSFAFKKYYGYSPTELGLKRS from the coding sequence ATGGAATACACTGCCAAATATATCACCCCTGACATCAAACTGTCCTGCTACGACGATAAGTTCTTCAAGTCCGACATTCTGTTCGAAGAACACATGCTCGTATGGTTCATCTCCGGTGAAACGAAAATCGTGCAGGCCGATGCGACTTATTTCCTGAAACAGGGAGACATCTTCCTGATTCCCCGGAACCAGCTCGCCACGATCATCAACTACCCGAAGAACGGGCAGCCGCATAAAACGGTGGTGATGCATTTGTCGGCCGACAGGCTGCGGGAATTTTATGCCCCGCTGTCTGTCAGGCCGCAGCTGCCGCAAGCGCAGCCCATCCGTACTTACAACAATCATCCTTTGCTTGAAAGCTGCCTGGCTTCGTTGATTCCTTACTTCGATATGAAAGCGCTGCCGGACAATATCGCCTCCCTGAAAATTACCGAAGCCATCAGCATTCTCCGGGCTATCGACCCGGAAGTAGACGACATCCTGGCCAATTTCGAGGAGCCCGGGAAAATAGACCTGATGACATATATGGAGAAAAACTTCATGTTCAACATGCCCGTCGAAAAATTCGGATACCTCACAGGAAGAAGCCTCACCACTTTCAAACGCGATTTCAAAAAAGCCTTTCAAACCACGCCGCAACGATGGCTTACAAAAAAACGGCTGGAGCTGGCGCATTACCACCTGGCGGAAAAGAAAATGAAACCGATCGATGTTTGTTATGAAGTAGGGTTTGAAAACCTTTCGCATTTTTCTTTTGCGTTCAAGAAGTATTATGGGTACTCGCCCACGGAGCTGGGGCTGAAGCGGAGTTGA
- a CDS encoding GH116 family glycosyl hydrolase produces the protein MKKSSKNRRHFLKNFTLGWIGAAALPNIVTAKDTASAHEQNTGALTGKAPGARGFNEPYKGKYNNRIAFPVGGIGAGMFCIEGSGAISHMSIRHNPEMFFEPAMFAAISIKGMPGGARVLEQQIPDWKKFGQRDAGLGGTGGATWGLPRFEEAEFKARFPFADISLKDTAIPLAVKIKGWSPFVPTDEDNSSLPVGAIEYQFTNTGKSSQEYVFSYNTRNFMRQGEAGNHISALQQGFILSQDATANAPEKQGHFAIFTTDKATVTDHCWFRGGWFDPLSMVWNTVQAAEVKNNPPVGKDAPGASLFVPFRLGPGEKKTIRLLMAWYVPDSKLRIGDDASGDHPDQPKFHRPWYSHRFKNINEVADYWKTNYDTLHQKTSLFTSTFYKSTLPPEVIEAVAANLTILKSATVMRQYDGRFWCWEGSGDNWGSCHGSCTHVWNYAQAVPHLFPNLERSLRNTEFKENQNADGHQGFRANIPISPLVHNFHAAADGQLGGIMKVYREWRISGDNDWLKNIFPAVKTSMDYCIRTWDPRKKGVVEEPHHNTYDIEFWGPTGMCTSFYLGALKAFTLMGKHLNSDVADYQSLYEKGKQYLETTLFNGEYFIQKIQWTGLNAPDPAKAQSFHTHYSEEAQRLLKAEGPKYQYGEGCLSDGILGSWIARVCGMEEPVDAAKTKSHLLAVHQYNLKKDLSAHANPQRPTFALGNEGGLLLCSWPKGGKLSLPFVYSNEVWTGIEYQVASHLMFMGEVEKGLDIVRACRGRYDGSVRNPFNEYECGHWYARAMSSYGMLQGLTGVRYDAVDGTLFIDSKVGDFSSFISTAKGFGTVSLRNGKPSLQVAFGTIPVKRAIVSGKTMQLG, from the coding sequence ATGAAGAAATCAAGTAAAAACCGCCGTCATTTTCTGAAGAATTTTACGTTGGGCTGGATAGGCGCGGCAGCGCTGCCCAATATCGTTACCGCGAAAGACACGGCGTCTGCCCATGAACAGAACACCGGCGCGTTAACGGGCAAAGCACCCGGTGCCCGTGGTTTCAACGAGCCCTACAAAGGAAAATACAACAACCGCATCGCTTTCCCGGTTGGCGGCATCGGGGCGGGCATGTTCTGCATCGAAGGCTCGGGCGCCATCTCACATATGTCTATCCGGCATAACCCTGAAATGTTTTTCGAACCGGCGATGTTTGCGGCCATCAGCATCAAAGGAATGCCCGGCGGCGCAAGAGTGCTGGAACAGCAGATTCCCGACTGGAAAAAGTTCGGCCAGCGCGATGCGGGCCTGGGTGGTACGGGCGGCGCTACCTGGGGCCTTCCGCGGTTTGAGGAAGCGGAGTTCAAGGCACGTTTTCCCTTTGCCGACATCTCGCTGAAAGACACCGCAATACCTTTAGCCGTAAAGATAAAAGGATGGAGCCCCTTCGTGCCCACCGATGAAGATAATTCCAGCCTGCCCGTGGGCGCAATCGAATACCAGTTCACCAACACCGGTAAATCCTCCCAGGAATACGTGTTTTCTTACAATACCCGGAACTTCATGCGGCAGGGAGAAGCGGGAAATCATATCAGCGCCTTGCAGCAGGGTTTTATCCTGTCGCAGGATGCCACGGCCAATGCACCGGAAAAGCAGGGCCACTTCGCCATCTTCACAACAGACAAAGCCACGGTAACGGACCATTGCTGGTTCCGGGGCGGCTGGTTCGACCCGTTGTCGATGGTATGGAACACCGTGCAGGCAGCGGAGGTCAAAAACAACCCGCCCGTGGGAAAAGACGCGCCGGGTGCTTCGCTCTTCGTGCCCTTCCGCCTGGGACCGGGAGAAAAAAAGACGATCCGCCTGCTGATGGCGTGGTACGTGCCGGATTCCAAATTGCGCATCGGCGACGATGCGAGCGGCGATCATCCGGACCAGCCGAAGTTTCACCGCCCCTGGTACAGCCACCGTTTTAAAAACATCAACGAAGTAGCGGATTACTGGAAAACCAATTACGACACCCTCCATCAAAAAACTTCGCTCTTCACAAGCACCTTCTACAAAAGCACCCTGCCTCCGGAAGTGATTGAAGCCGTGGCCGCGAATCTCACCATTCTCAAATCGGCGACAGTGATGCGCCAGTACGACGGCCGCTTCTGGTGCTGGGAGGGCAGCGGCGACAACTGGGGCAGTTGCCACGGTTCCTGTACGCACGTATGGAACTACGCGCAGGCCGTGCCGCACCTGTTTCCCAACCTGGAAAGAAGCCTGCGCAACACGGAGTTCAAAGAAAACCAGAATGCGGACGGGCACCAGGGATTCCGCGCCAATATTCCCATTTCCCCGCTGGTGCACAATTTCCACGCGGCGGCGGACGGGCAGCTCGGCGGCATCATGAAGGTATACCGCGAGTGGCGTATCAGCGGCGACAACGACTGGCTGAAAAACATCTTCCCCGCCGTCAAAACGAGCATGGATTATTGCATCCGTACTTGGGACCCGCGCAAGAAAGGAGTGGTGGAAGAACCGCACCACAACACCTACGACATCGAGTTCTGGGGCCCCACCGGCATGTGCACCAGCTTTTACCTCGGCGCACTGAAAGCCTTCACGCTCATGGGCAAACATCTGAACAGCGATGTGGCCGATTACCAGTCGCTCTACGAAAAAGGCAAACAATACCTTGAAACAACGCTCTTCAACGGCGAATACTTCATCCAGAAAATACAATGGACGGGGCTCAACGCACCCGACCCGGCCAAAGCACAATCGTTCCATACGCACTATTCGGAAGAGGCGCAGCGCCTGCTGAAAGCGGAAGGCCCCAAGTACCAGTATGGCGAGGGCTGTTTGTCCGACGGCATACTCGGCTCCTGGATAGCCCGCGTCTGCGGCATGGAAGAGCCGGTGGATGCCGCCAAAACAAAAAGCCACCTGCTCGCCGTACACCAATACAATCTTAAAAAAGACCTCAGCGCGCACGCCAACCCGCAGCGCCCCACCTTTGCGCTGGGTAATGAAGGGGGACTGCTGCTGTGCTCCTGGCCGAAAGGAGGGAAGCTCTCGCTGCCGTTCGTGTACAGCAACGAAGTGTGGACGGGCATCGAATACCAGGTAGCTTCCCACCTGATGTTCATGGGCGAAGTGGAAAAGGGCCTCGACATCGTACGCGCCTGCCGCGGCCGCTACGATGGCTCCGTGCGCAATCCCTTCAACGAATACGAATGCGGCCATTGGTACGCCAGGGCCATGAGCAGTTACGGCATGCTGCAGGGCCTCACCGGCGTGCGCTACGATGCGGTAGACGGTACGCTGTTCATCGACTCGAAAGTGGGGGACTTTTCCAGCTTCATTTCCACGGCGAAAGGTTTCGGTACCGTAAGTCTGCGGAACGGTAAACCCTCGCTGCAGGTAGCATTCGGCACCATCCCCGTAAAGCGGGCCATCGTATCAGGAAAAACAATGCAACTAGGATAA
- a CDS encoding winged helix-turn-helix transcriptional regulator: MLTGQGCPATMLSIKDALEALEGKWKLLILFSPSSRPKRFRQVAKDVEGITDKILSKELKALEANQLVKREVFSTFPPTVEYSITPHGRSLEKVLAELHYWGLAHRKTIIGK; encoded by the coding sequence ATGCTCACCGGACAAGGATGCCCTGCTACGATGCTTTCCATCAAAGATGCCCTGGAAGCGCTGGAAGGAAAGTGGAAGCTCCTGATCCTGTTCTCGCCGTCATCGCGGCCAAAACGGTTCAGGCAGGTAGCGAAAGACGTGGAAGGGATCACGGATAAAATACTGTCGAAGGAACTGAAGGCCCTCGAAGCCAACCAGCTGGTGAAGCGGGAGGTGTTCAGCACCTTTCCGCCGACCGTTGAATATTCGATTACCCCGCATGGCCGGTCACTCGAGAAAGTACTGGCGGAACTGCACTACTGGGGCCTCGCTCACCGCAAAACCATCATCGGAAAATGA
- a CDS encoding RagB/SusD family nutrient uptake outer membrane protein: protein MKKSLFLITILFCVASCTKDYLKKAPDEDLDIKKVFSERKYAESFLSSAYHNVPVMLGAADWDQRNPYTGASDEMEITFLGAYSHLLNSGAWSANDFFPDVWGFMYEGIRKTNIFLDNVGAVPMDEAERKRWIGEATFLRAFYHFMLARIYGAIPISDHAFTLSEDYSKIRRQPVNKVIDFIVAECDKAMPLLDWRVGADQYGRVTRPAALALKAQALLYMASPLWNGNPDYVNVKDGEGVQLFPAFDKERWRRAAVAAKECIDGVEANGYRLYRSASNDPVRNYQEVFIERNNVEVLFARNAGEHSHFERCSNPIGFGGFSIFCPTQELVDDYEMANGERPITGYAADGSPVVNPASGYVETGYVAAKHPKDYYPAGVRNMYVGREPRFYASINFNGAIWKGRGIQFWFEGLDGRKRAGSDYCITGYLMKKMVNPTSDIFQNRFSLNTFIYYRLGESYLNYAEALNEMDGPVADVYKYVNLIRDRSGLPSLPAGLSQDQMRMRIWHERRIELAFETHRYFDTRRWKIAAGIDSKEIHGMNIGAGTNLGDNNFYKRVVVEKRVFVSPKHYLWPLQQEEINKNRNLVQNPGW from the coding sequence ATGAAAAAGTCACTTTTTCTGATCACCATACTGTTCTGCGTGGCATCCTGCACGAAAGACTACCTGAAGAAAGCTCCGGATGAAGACCTGGACATCAAGAAGGTATTCTCTGAAAGGAAATACGCCGAATCGTTCCTCTCCTCCGCCTACCACAATGTGCCCGTTATGCTGGGTGCGGCTGACTGGGATCAGCGCAATCCCTATACCGGCGCCAGCGATGAAATGGAAATCACTTTCCTCGGCGCGTACTCGCATCTGCTGAATTCCGGCGCCTGGAGCGCCAACGACTTTTTTCCGGACGTATGGGGCTTTATGTACGAAGGCATCCGGAAAACCAATATTTTCCTCGACAATGTGGGCGCCGTGCCTATGGACGAAGCAGAACGCAAAAGATGGATTGGGGAAGCCACCTTTCTCCGCGCGTTTTATCACTTTATGCTGGCCCGCATTTACGGCGCCATCCCCATCAGCGACCATGCGTTTACCCTGAGCGAAGACTATTCAAAAATCCGCCGGCAGCCGGTGAACAAGGTGATCGATTTTATCGTGGCCGAATGCGATAAGGCCATGCCGCTGCTCGACTGGCGGGTGGGGGCAGACCAGTACGGCCGGGTGACCAGGCCCGCGGCCCTGGCGCTCAAGGCGCAGGCATTGCTCTACATGGCCAGCCCGCTGTGGAACGGCAACCCGGATTATGTGAACGTGAAAGACGGGGAAGGGGTGCAGCTGTTCCCGGCATTTGACAAGGAAAGGTGGAGAAGAGCGGCGGTAGCGGCAAAAGAATGTATAGACGGGGTGGAGGCGAATGGTTACCGCCTGTACCGCTCGGCCAGCAACGACCCCGTGCGCAATTACCAGGAAGTGTTCATCGAACGGAACAACGTGGAAGTATTGTTTGCCCGCAATGCCGGAGAGCATTCGCATTTTGAGCGCTGCAGCAATCCCATCGGTTTCGGCGGGTTCTCGATATTTTGTCCTACCCAGGAGCTGGTAGACGATTATGAAATGGCGAACGGCGAGCGGCCCATCACGGGGTATGCCGCGGATGGCTCGCCTGTGGTGAATCCCGCTTCCGGTTACGTGGAAACGGGGTATGTAGCGGCCAAACACCCGAAGGATTATTATCCTGCCGGTGTACGGAACATGTACGTGGGCCGCGAACCGCGGTTCTACGCCAGCATCAACTTCAACGGCGCCATCTGGAAAGGGCGCGGCATCCAGTTCTGGTTCGAGGGGCTGGACGGGCGTAAACGCGCAGGTTCCGATTATTGCATCACCGGTTACCTGATGAAAAAAATGGTGAATCCCACGTCGGACATCTTCCAGAACAGGTTTTCATTGAATACCTTCATCTACTACCGGCTGGGCGAAAGTTACCTGAACTATGCGGAAGCGCTCAACGAGATGGACGGCCCGGTGGCCGACGTGTATAAATATGTGAACCTCATCCGCGACAGGTCAGGGCTGCCGTCTTTGCCGGCGGGGCTTTCGCAGGACCAGATGCGGATGCGTATCTGGCACGAAAGAAGGATTGAACTGGCTTTTGAAACACACCGCTATTTCGATACCCGCCGCTGGAAAATCGCCGCAGGTATCGACAGCAAGGAAATTCACGGCATGAACATCGGCGCGGGCACCAACCTCGGCGACAACAATTTTTACAAAAGGGTGGTGGTGGAGAAACGGGTGTTCGTTTCCCCGAAACACTATCTCTGGCCCCTTCAACAGGAAGAAATCAACAAAAACCGGAACCTGGTACAGAATCCGGGATGGTAG
- a CDS encoding SDR family NAD(P)-dependent oxidoreductase, producing MKQNNYQGALQQPLQSGFSATSTASQVIRGINLSGKTAIVTGGNAGIGLETVKTLAAAGAAVIVPARDIDKARKHLGDIPNVTLEAVDFMQPASIDAFAEKFLASGQPLHILVNNAGIMWVPLRRDSRGIESQLATNYLGQFHLTARLWPALKKAQGARVINVSSFGHQMAPFHFEDPNFTERAYETLQGYGQSKTASNLFAVELDNRGKTFGVRAYSLHPGSINGTELGREANVEMFHQMGMCDAEGNIYPEVAAKLKTIPQGAATTVWCATSPLLNQIGGVYCENADIAELDHGQINHQYDDPATIRGVREYSLDETNAKRLWNWSEEVTGISFHIS from the coding sequence ATGAAACAAAACAACTACCAGGGCGCCCTGCAACAACCGCTTCAATCCGGCTTCAGCGCTACCTCCACCGCCAGTCAAGTTATCCGCGGCATCAACCTCAGCGGTAAAACAGCGATCGTAACGGGCGGCAACGCCGGCATTGGTCTGGAAACCGTCAAAACGCTGGCCGCCGCCGGGGCTGCGGTGATCGTTCCTGCCCGCGACATCGACAAAGCCCGTAAGCACCTCGGAGACATACCAAACGTAACACTCGAAGCGGTAGACTTCATGCAGCCGGCATCCATCGACGCGTTTGCTGAAAAATTCCTCGCCAGCGGCCAGCCGTTGCATATCCTTGTCAACAACGCCGGTATTATGTGGGTGCCCCTTCGACGCGACAGCCGGGGTATCGAATCCCAGCTCGCCACCAACTACCTCGGGCAATTCCATCTCACGGCACGGTTGTGGCCGGCACTGAAAAAAGCGCAGGGCGCCAGGGTGATCAACGTGTCTTCCTTCGGACACCAGATGGCGCCGTTCCACTTCGAAGACCCCAATTTCACGGAGCGGGCATATGAAACCCTGCAGGGATACGGCCAATCAAAAACCGCCAGCAACCTCTTTGCCGTTGAGCTCGACAACCGGGGAAAAACTTTCGGGGTAAGGGCCTATTCCCTCCATCCCGGCTCCATCAATGGTACGGAACTGGGCAGGGAGGCCAATGTGGAGATGTTTCATCAAATGGGCATGTGCGATGCGGAGGGGAATATTTATCCTGAGGTGGCCGCCAAACTGAAAACCATCCCGCAGGGCGCTGCAACCACTGTTTGGTGCGCTACCAGCCCATTGCTCAATCAGATCGGGGGCGTGTACTGCGAAAATGCCGACATCGCGGAGCTGGACCACGGCCAAATCAATCATCAATACGACGACCCTGCTACTATCCGCGGTGTACGCGAATATTCGCTCGACGAGACAAATGCCAAACGCCTGTGGAACTGGAGCGAGGAAGTAACGGGCATATCTTTTCACATCAGTTAA
- a CDS encoding SDR family oxidoreductase translates to MSNLTGKIAVITGGNSGIGYSSARALKEQGATVIITGRRKDAVEKAALELGVSGLVADQASLPGIDALVDGISRQFGKVDILMVNAGISRFAPIESMEETMFDSIMNVNLKGAFFTLGRFIPILNDHASVIMLSSTSASTFTPGISVYSASKAAVNAIVKVAALELAPRKIRVNAVSPGPVATEIMGKSGLEEQGMQDRILSGIPLSRFGAPEEVAKLVVYLSGPDAAFITGAEFMIDGGQSI, encoded by the coding sequence ATGTCAAATCTAACAGGAAAGATAGCAGTCATCACCGGCGGTAACAGCGGGATTGGGTATTCCTCCGCGAGGGCGCTGAAAGAGCAGGGAGCCACAGTGATCATTACCGGAAGAAGAAAGGACGCGGTGGAGAAAGCCGCGCTGGAGCTCGGCGTGAGCGGTCTGGTAGCGGATCAGGCCAGTCTTCCCGGTATCGACGCACTTGTCGACGGTATTTCCCGGCAATTCGGGAAGGTGGATATCCTGATGGTCAATGCCGGCATCTCCCGGTTTGCGCCGATTGAATCCATGGAGGAAACAATGTTCGACAGCATCATGAACGTGAACCTGAAAGGGGCGTTTTTCACCCTGGGGAGGTTTATACCCATCCTGAACGACCATGCTTCGGTGATCATGCTGTCTTCCACTTCCGCATCTACCTTTACGCCCGGTATTTCCGTTTATTCAGCCAGCAAAGCGGCCGTTAACGCCATCGTTAAGGTGGCCGCGCTGGAGCTGGCCCCACGCAAAATCCGTGTGAATGCCGTGAGCCCCGGCCCGGTGGCCACGGAAATCATGGGCAAATCCGGGCTGGAGGAGCAGGGAATGCAGGATCGCATCCTCAGCGGTATCCCCTTATCGCGGTTCGGCGCTCCGGAGGAGGTCGCGAAGCTCGTTGTTTATCTGTCCGGTCCGGATGCTGCTTTCATTACCGGCGCTGAATTCATGATAGACGGTGGACAGTCGATCTGA
- a CDS encoding SusC/RagA family TonB-linked outer membrane protein: MPAQQKRRSVFFVFLLTCITAAQAQKVVTGKVTSAADGKPLSEVTIVVQGSPVGTTTYPDGTYAIKVSGNDAMLVFTYIGFETQAITVGNNSVLNVSLKQQSSNLGDVVVVGFGKQKKATVTGAISSVPVNNLQRIATPSLSNALAGSMPGIITRQSSGEPGYDGAAIFIRGFGTWANRSPLILVDGVERDINNINTQEIESFSILKDASATAVYGVRGANGVILIATKRGVTGRPRVVFRTENATLQAMRLPQYINGPEYAGLINEALVNDNLPARYTDDELRKFRDRSDPYLYPDVDWTDAVLKRNTFQSINNLSVTGGNEIIKYYTNVGYTILNGIYKQDPKNAYKTNAQMKRYNFRSNVDINVSPTISLELGIGGVIQQGNYPGTRAPDIFNALRITSPINYPKINPDGSIAGASTSYLQNNPWGLVTQAGYTRQDRNTLQGTFGGRWDLSSLVTKGLSVRGLFSYDHWYSASTDRIKPYAIKQYLGKDANGNDRYSSPPIREEQPMRYVVNNGANRAYYTEVAVNYNRSFNKHTVTGMILGNRREYIDLTAGSTLSNLPYRRQGLAGRITYNYDNRYLAEVNAGYNGSENFPEGKQFGFFPSVSAGWVLTREKFWNFDAVSHLKIRGSFGQVGNDQIGGRRYLFLTTINRQGQSYFFGDNQRFYQGFEEAQIGNDDVTWEVATKSNIGFDLELLSGIVNLQVDAFKEQRDGILIQRGVIPRVTGYYPWTLPYANLGKAKNTGIDAMLEVKHTTRKGFYYSFRGTITYAKSICTQNDDPIPKYPYQSFVGLPIDQPMGLIALGFFKDQADIERSPKQNFMDQVKPGDIKYQDYNNDGVVDDYDRVPIGYPRTPQMVYGAGASVAYKGVELSVFFTGAARASLFVDGPSMYAFQMGLGTYNILREYYDNRWTPQRQDAKYPRVSPYQNPNNNRTSTMFLQNAAYLRLKSAEVAYTFKVAALKKIGLDNTRIFINGYNLVTWDKIKVIDPESDYGTGGYPLQRSINFGAQLSF; the protein is encoded by the coding sequence ATGCCTGCTCAACAAAAAAGACGCTCCGTTTTTTTTGTGTTCCTCCTCACCTGTATCACCGCGGCGCAAGCGCAGAAGGTCGTCACCGGTAAAGTGACTTCCGCTGCCGACGGCAAGCCGCTCTCGGAAGTGACCATCGTTGTACAGGGCTCGCCCGTGGGCACCACCACTTACCCGGACGGAACCTATGCCATCAAGGTTTCGGGGAACGACGCCATGCTGGTATTTACCTACATCGGTTTTGAAACGCAGGCCATCACCGTGGGTAATAACAGCGTATTGAATGTATCGCTCAAACAGCAGTCGAGTAACCTTGGCGATGTGGTGGTGGTGGGTTTCGGCAAGCAGAAAAAAGCGACGGTAACGGGGGCCATCTCCAGTGTACCGGTGAACAACCTGCAGCGGATCGCCACTCCTTCACTATCTAACGCCCTTGCGGGCAGCATGCCGGGCATCATCACACGGCAAAGCTCCGGAGAGCCGGGATACGACGGGGCTGCCATTTTCATCCGGGGCTTCGGCACCTGGGCGAACAGGAGCCCGCTGATACTGGTGGATGGGGTAGAGCGCGACATCAACAACATCAACACCCAGGAAATAGAAAGTTTCTCCATCCTGAAAGACGCGTCGGCCACCGCGGTATATGGTGTGAGAGGGGCGAACGGCGTGATATTGATCGCCACCAAAAGAGGCGTCACCGGCCGGCCGCGCGTGGTGTTCCGTACGGAAAACGCCACGCTGCAGGCCATGCGCTTGCCCCAGTACATCAACGGGCCTGAATATGCGGGCCTCATCAATGAGGCGCTGGTGAACGACAATCTGCCGGCCCGGTACACGGATGACGAGCTGCGCAAGTTCAGGGACCGGTCGGATCCTTACCTGTACCCGGATGTGGACTGGACAGACGCCGTGCTGAAACGGAACACCTTCCAGTCCATCAACAACCTCAGCGTGACCGGCGGTAATGAGATCATCAAGTATTATACGAACGTAGGGTATACGATACTGAACGGCATCTATAAGCAGGATCCGAAGAACGCCTACAAAACCAACGCACAGATGAAGCGGTATAACTTCCGCTCGAACGTAGATATCAACGTGTCACCCACCATCAGCCTCGAACTGGGCATCGGCGGGGTGATACAGCAGGGCAACTATCCCGGTACCCGCGCGCCGGATATTTTTAACGCGCTCCGCATCACGTCTCCCATCAACTATCCCAAAATAAACCCTGACGGCTCCATCGCCGGCGCTTCCACTTCCTACCTGCAAAATAACCCCTGGGGGCTCGTAACGCAGGCGGGGTATACGCGGCAAGACAGGAATACGCTGCAGGGCACATTCGGCGGGCGCTGGGACCTCTCTTCCCTCGTCACCAAAGGCCTTTCCGTACGCGGGCTTTTTTCGTACGATCACTGGTATTCCGCCTCCACGGATCGTATCAAACCATACGCCATCAAACAGTACCTGGGCAAAGACGCCAACGGCAACGACCGTTATTCATCCCCGCCCATCCGGGAAGAACAGCCCATGCGCTACGTGGTGAACAACGGCGCCAACCGTGCCTATTACACGGAAGTGGCCGTCAACTACAACCGCTCCTTCAACAAACATACCGTTACCGGCATGATATTAGGCAACCGCCGCGAGTACATCGACCTCACGGCCGGCTCTACCCTGAGCAACCTGCCGTACCGTCGTCAGGGGCTGGCAGGGCGTATCACCTACAACTACGACAACCGCTACCTCGCGGAAGTGAACGCGGGCTACAACGGTTCGGAGAATTTCCCGGAAGGCAAACAGTTCGGGTTCTTCCCGTCGGTGTCGGCAGGCTGGGTGCTCACCCGCGAAAAGTTCTGGAACTTTGATGCGGTATCGCATCTCAAGATCAGGGGCTCATTTGGCCAGGTGGGCAACGACCAGATCGGGGGGCGGCGTTACCTGTTCCTCACCACTATCAACCGGCAGGGGCAGTCGTACTTCTTTGGCGACAACCAGCGTTTTTACCAGGGCTTTGAAGAAGCGCAGATCGGGAACGATGACGTGACCTGGGAAGTGGCCACCAAGTCCAATATCGGCTTCGATCTTGAATTGCTGAGCGGCATCGTGAACCTGCAGGTGGATGCATTCAAGGAACAGCGCGATGGGATACTGATACAGCGTGGCGTGATTCCCCGTGTAACCGGCTATTACCCCTGGACGTTGCCCTACGCCAACCTCGGCAAGGCCAAAAACACCGGCATCGACGCCATGCTGGAAGTAAAACATACTACCCGCAAAGGCTTCTATTATAGCTTCCGCGGCACCATCACCTACGCCAAAAGCATCTGCACGCAAAACGACGATCCCATCCCGAAATACCCTTACCAGTCGTTCGTAGGCCTGCCCATCGATCAGCCCATGGGCCTCATCGCGCTGGGGTTCTTCAAAGATCAGGCGGACATCGAGCGCAGCCCGAAACAGAATTTTATGGACCAGGTAAAACCCGGCGACATCAAGTACCAGGATTACAACAACGACGGTGTGGTGGATGATTACGACCGCGTGCCCATCGGCTACCCGCGCACCCCTCAAATGGTGTACGGCGCCGGCGCCAGCGTTGCATACAAAGGGGTGGAGCTGAGCGTGTTCTTTACGGGAGCGGCCAGGGCCAGCCTGTTCGTGGACGGCCCTTCGATGTACGCCTTCCAGATGGGGCTGGGCACTTACAACATCCTGCGCGAATACTACGACAACCGCTGGACGCCGCAGCGCCAGGATGCCAAATATCCCCGCGTGTCGCCCTACCAGAACCCGAACAATAACAGAACGTCCACCATGTTTTTGCAGAACGCTGCTTACCTGCGCCTGAAGAGCGCGGAGGTGGCCTATACGTTCAAGGTGGCGGCGCTGAAGAAAATCGGCCTCGACAATACCCGCATTTTCATCAACGGGTATAATCTCGTTACCTGGGACAAGATCAAGGTGATAGACCCCGAGTCCGATTACGGCACCGGCGGATATCCTTTACAGCGCAGCATCAACTTCGGGGCGCAGCTTTCATTTTAA